The genome window CATGTACTTTGTTCCGCAAACGAAGGTGTCTGCGCTTCCGATAATCTGTTGTGTTTTTGACCTTCATGATTAAGCCACTGCCTTACCTTCTTTGCGGCGGATCTGTTCGCCTTTGTACTTAACACCTTTGCCTTTATAGGGCTCAGCGGGCGAGAAGAGACGGATGCGGGCGGCGACCTGTCCAACCAGGGCTTTGTCGCACCCGGAAACTTTCACCTCGGTTCCCGGACCGTTTACTTCAACGGTGATTCCTGCAGGGATCTCATACTTGATTTCATGGGAAAATCCGAGGGAGAGCACACAGGTTGTCCCCTGCATGACGGCTTTGTAACCAACCCCGCTGATTTCCAGCTCTTTCACATAGCCTTCGTTCACACCAATGATCATATTGCTGATCACACTGCGGATGGTTCCATGCAGCGCGCGGGCCTGTTTGGTTTCCGCAGACCGTGCAACGATCACCTGATTGTCTTCGACAGTCGCTGTGATGACGGCCGGCAGGTCCCAGGCATTTTCGCCTTTCGGTCCTTTAACCGTTACAGTCGACCCGGCAACCTTAACCTCCACTCCGGAGGGGATCGCGATGGGTGTTTTTCCTATTCTAGACATCGTTCGTTCCTCGTTTCAAAATTACCAAATGTAACAAAGCACTTCACCGCCGATATGTTTCCGGCGAGCATCCGTATCGCAGAGAATACCGGACGAGGTGCTCAGAATCGCGGTACCGATTCCGCCCAGCACGCGCGGCACGTCTCCGGCGCCGACATAGTGGCGGCAGCTCGGGCGACTGACACGGCGCAAACCCTGAATAACCGGCTTCTGATCCTCAATATATTTCAGAAACAGCACCAGCGTGGCTTTGCCGTCGATGTTCTCAGTGGTGAATTCCTTGATGTAGCCTTCTTCTTTCAGAATGCGGGCGATTTCGCTTTTCATCTTGGAATGTGGAATCTGAACCGTGTCGTGTCCGGCCATATTGGCGTTGCGGATACGGGTCAGCATATCAGAAATGGGATCGCTCAAATTCATTACTGGTCACCTTTATTTTTCTGTTCGAAGGGCATACCCATGAGGCGAAGCAGTTCAAACGCTTCCTCATTGGTTTCAGCAGTTGTGACGAAGGTCACATCCATCCCATGGATTTTGCGAACCTTGTCCGGATCAATTTCCGGAAAGATGGTCTGTTCCTTCAATCCGAGCGAATAGTTCCCACGGCCGTCGAAAGACCCGGCGGGAATGCCGCGGAAGTCGCGGATACGCGGAAGAGCGATGTTGATGAGCCGATCCAGGAACTCATACATCCGGGCACCGCGGAGGGTAACCTTTCCGGAAAGCGAAACGCCTTCGCGCAGTTTGAAGTTTGAAACACTCCGTTTCGCTTTGATCATCATCGGACGCTGCCCGGTGATCTTGGCGAGGTCCTCCAGTACAGCCGTCAAGACATCACGGTCATACTGCATCCCTACGGAGACGTTAATGGCAATTTTGGAAATCGCCGGAATCTGCATGCGGTTCGCGTAGCTGTATTTCTTCTGCAGCTCCGGAACCACCTTTTCACGATATAATGTTTTCATTGTCGGGGTCATTTCAACGCCAACTCCTCGTAAATGGTTTGGTTGTTTCCTGTTAGTTTACTTTTTTCAGGTTCGACAGGTGAATCGGTGCCTCTTTTTCGATGACGCCGCCCTGAGGGTTATCCTGAGTCTTTCTGATGTGCTTTTTGACAAAGTTCAGTCCTTCAACCAGAGCACAACCGGATTCCGGCAGTACCTGAAGCACCTTCCCGGTATTCCCTTTGTCTTCTCCGGCAATCGCCTGAACGCTGTCGCCTTTCTTAATCTTCTGTGCCATAAAAATTTCTCCCTATCTTAAAGAACTTCCGGCGCCAGCGAAACAACTTTCATGAAGTTGCCGTCACGCAGCTCACGGGCAACCGGTCCGAAGATACGGGTTCCGCGCGGGTTATTGTTGGCGTCGATAATGACGGCCGCATTGGTGTCAAAGCGAAGCACAGAACCGTCCTTGCGGCGGATTGGAGCTTTAGTGCGGACCACCACGGCTTCGAGGACATCGCCCTCTTTCACCATGCCGTGAGGCTGAGCCTCTTTAACCGCCACTTTGATGATTTCGCCGACCTTGGCATAGCGGCGTTTGGTTTTCAATACACGGATACACATAACGCTGCGCGCACCTGTGTTATCCGCCACATTCAATCTGCTCTGAACTTGAATCATTGTTATCCTGCCTTATTTCGAAAGAATTTCAACAAGCCGCCACCGTTTCAGACGGCTGATCGGACGTGTTTCCATAATCCGAACTACACTGCCCACCTGCGCCTCGTTGTTCTCATCATGAGCGTGCACTTTTTTCTGCACCTTGATTTCCTTGCCCAGCAACGGATGCCGAACACGGCGTTCGATGAGCACGGCGATGGTTTTGTTGTTGGATGCGCCGCATACACGGCCCTCACGCACTTTACGATGTCCTCTTGAATCCATCTTTTACCCCTCGGCGGTTGCCGCCTGATTCATGATCGTTTTGATGCGAGCGATCGTGCGACGCACGGTGCGGATCTGCAGCGGATTTTCCAGCTGTCCAGATACCTGCTGAAGCCGCAGGTTAAACAGCTCCTTTTTCGCATCATCGAGCTGCGCCTGCAGCTCGGCGGTTGTCATGTCTTTAAGTTGCTTTGTTTTATTCATTTGACTGCTCTCAATCTCAAATCGGTTAGCCGTGGCGGGTCACAAAACGGACGCGAATCGGCAGTTTCGTGGCAGCCAGGCGCATGGCCACACGGGCCTGTGACTCAGTGACACCGTCCAGCTCGAACAGCATCCGTCCCGGACGCACCACTGAAACCCAGCCCTCAACGCCACCTTTCCCTTTACCCATTCGAACCTCGAGCGGCTTTTTGGTGTAAGGTTTGTCAGGGAAAATCCGAATCCAGAGTTTTCCTTTACGTTTCAGGTTGCGGTTGATGGCCACACGACAGGCCTCAATCTGAATGTTAGTAATCCAGGCGCGCTCCAGAGCCTGCAGACCGAACTGGCCGAACGCAATGGTCGTTCCGGCTTTAGCCATTCCGCGGCGGGAGCCCTTTTGGACTTTCCGATATTTAACTCGTTTGGGCATTAAAGGCATTGGTCAATACTCCTCTTAAACTTCGGCCTTCTCGTCCTTCTTGCAAATCCACACTTTGATGCCGATCGCACCGGCCACGGTGCGGGCAGTTGCAGTACCGTAGTCAATGTCAGCACGCAAGGTATGCAATGGGATCTTTCCTTCTTTATAGCTTTCGGAACGGGACAGCTCAGCGCCCCCCAGACGGCCGGAAGCCATTACTTTGATTCCCTCTGCTCCGGTATCCATCGCCATCTGAATTGCGCGTTTCATGGCGCGGCGGAAGGAAACACGACGCTCCAGCTGCAGAGCAATGTTCTCTGCCACCAGTTTTGCGTCCAGATCAGGGGTTTTCACCTCATCAATTTCAATATAGACTTCTTTTTTAGTCAGGCGGCCCAACTGCTCGCGCAGGCGTTCAATATCTTCACCTTTGCGACCGATCACCAGACCCGGACGGGCCGTGCGAACAGTGACACGAACGCGGTTTGCGTACCGTTCGATGAATACATTGGAGAGCGCCGCATCTTTGAGGCGGGTCTGTACTACTTCGCGGATACGGGTATCTTCAAGAAGCAGGTCGGAGAACTCCTTCTTGCCGGCAAACCAGCGGGAACGCCAGTTCTTATTAACCGCGACACGAAGGCCGATAGGATTTACTTTCTGTCCCAAAACGATTCCCTTTCTTATTTACGGTCGGTTAAAACCACAGTGACGTGAGACGTGCGTTTGCGAATAGGACTTGCCGATCCGCGGGCGCGGGGACGAAAGCGTTTCAGCGTCGGTCCACCGTCAATATATGCGTCTTTTACAATCAGTTTGTCTGCGGAGATCCCTTCATTCGCTTCGGCGTTGGCCGCAGCGGACTTCAAGGTTTTGCCGATCTGAGCGGCAGACTTCTTCGCATTAAACTCGGTAATGCGGAGAGCATCCGCAACCGAGAGCCCTTTGATCGCAGCTGCGACTCCACGGGCTTTCAGCGGAGACATCCGCACATATTTCGTTGTAGCTGAAACTTCCATTTGTCTTTCTCTCGATTTAGCGACCGCCTTTTTCTGCGCAAAGGCGGAAACTATACGTCATTCTTTTTTCAAATCCAGTACTTCTATCAAAAATGTTTACCGCATGGTCTTGTCAGTCGCAATTCCGTGCGTTCTGAAGGCGCGCGTCGGAGCAAATTCGCCCAAACGATGGCCGACCATGTTTTCCGTTACAAAAACCGAAACAAACACTTTGCCGTTATGCACCATAAAGGTGTGCCCGACAAAATCCGGCGCAATCATGGAAGCGCGCGCCCATGTTTTGATCGGTTGTTTTCTTCCAGACGCATCCATCTGTTCCACTTTTTTCAACAGCTTTGCGTCAACAAAAGGACCTTTTTTAAGTGAACGTGCCATAACTTACTTCTTTCTCCGTTCAACAATGAACTGGCTGGATGCTTTCTTGTTCTTGCGGGTGCGTTTGCCTTTGGCGAGCGTGCCCCACGGGGAGGTCGGATGACCACCACCGGAGGTGCGGCCTTCACCACCACCCATCGGATGGTCAACCGGGTTCATCGCCACACCGCGAACGGTCGGGCGAACACCCAGCCAGCGCTTGCGACCGGCTTTACCGCTGACGATATTTTCATGATCCACGTTGCCAACACGACCGATCGTCGCCATGCACTGCGTGCGAATGCGACGAATCTCACCGGACGGCATCTTCAAGTTGGCAAGACCGGCTTCACGGCTCATCAGCTGAGCACCGGTTCCGGCGGAACGCGCAATCTGCGCACCGCAGCCCGGCTCGAGCTCAATATTGTGAACCGTCATTCCCAAAGGAATTTCGGCCAGCGGCAGAGCATTGCCGAGAACCGGTTCAGAACCGGGACCGGAAAACAGGGTTGATCCGACTTCCAGACCGGCCGGAGCAATGATGTAGCGTTTTTCACCATCTGCATAATGCAACAGCGCGATACGGGCCGAACGGTTCGGATCGTATTCGATCGTTGCCACTTTGGCCGGAATCCCGAACTTGTTGCGTTTAAAATCAATCACACGGTAGCGACGTTTATGTCCTCCCCCTTTGTGGCGAGTGGTCAAACGACCGGAACTGTTGCGTCCGCCCGTGCTTTTCTTCGAACGGAGCAGGGAACGCTCCGGAGTGTTTTTGGTTGTAATTTCATCGAACGCGGAGGTCGTCATATGACGGCGACTGGGCGTTGTCGGTTTATATTTTTTAAGTGCCATGGTTCAAACTCCTTACACAAAATCGATCGTGTTGCCTTCGGCGAGCGTAACAACCGCGCGCTTCCAATCAGCGGTTTTGCCGGAACTGGCAGTGCGCTGACGCTTCTTTTTGCCCTGGCGGTTCATGGTGTTCACAGAAACCACTTTCACCTTGAAGAGCTGCTCAACTGCTTCTTTAATTTCCAGCTTGTTTGCGGACGGATTCACTCGGAAGAGGTACTTGTTTTCCTCTTCAGCAAGGCGGGTGCCTTTTTCCGTCAGCAACGCTCTGTCAATTACCTGATAAATATCTTTCATTTTTAAACTCCTCTTTAGGCCACGCGTTTTTCGAGTTTTTCCATCGCAGCCTTGGTGATGAGGATCTGCGGATAGCGAACGACCTGCCAGGTGTTCAAGGTCTCAGCACAGACAACCTCTACATCCTGCCGGTTGCGGGCGGCCAAGCAAATATTCTCATCGAACTCGCTGATAACCAGCAGCGCTTTGCCCTGCACCTCAAGGCTTTTCAGCAGCGAGGTGATCTCTTTGGTTTTCGGAGTCTCCAGTTTCAGATCGTCCAGAACCGTCACTCCACCATCTGCAGCGCGTTCGCCGAAAGCGCGGGCAAAAGCAAGTCGTGCCACTTTTCGAGGCATCTTTTTGCGGACTTTGTGCGGATGCGGTCCCCAGGCAACAGCACCACCGCGCCATACAGGCGACTGACGGTAACCGGCGCGGGCGCGGCCCATGCCTTTCTGTTTCCATGGTTTCTTACCGGATCCGGCAACAGCTCCTTTGCCCTGCGTGTTTGCAGAACCCTGATGCTGATGGGCCTGATAATTGATAACCGACTGAAAGACCGCCTGCGATCCTTTATCGCTTACAGCGAAACTGTCGCTCAACGCGACTTCGCCCAGCGTCTTTCCCTTACAATCTTTAAGTGCCAGCGTACTCATGTTCGTCCTCTCAGATTATTTCTTTTTGAGCGCTTCGCGCAGTACCACCGTACTGCCGTTTGCGCCGGGCACTGCCCCTTTAACCAGAACCAGATTTTCTTCCGGACGAACCTGAATCACTTTCAGGTTCTGAACCGTAATGTTTGTGTTGCCCATCTGTCCGGCCATTTTTTTGCCTTTGAAAACGCGGGCCGGAAATTCGCACTGTCCGATCGAACCCGGAACACGCAGGGTGCTTTTGCCACCGTGGGAGGCACGACCTCCAGCGAATCCGTGACGACGAACAACCCCCTGAAAACCTTTACCTTTGGTCTTACCGATCACATCGACAAACTGAACCTCTTCGAAAACTCCTGCGGTCAGCATGTCGCCGGCTTTGGTTTCATCCTCAGCGCTGACAATCACTTCAGCCAGCTCACGCGTCGGTGCAACACCGGCTTTTTTGAAGTGACCGAGAAGCGACTTGTTCACGCGGTGCTCCTTCTGCTCGCTGAAACCGATCTGAACAGCTTCGTAACCGTCGGTCTCCTGCGTCTTGCGCTGAACCACACTGCACGGCCCGGCTTCAATCACAGTAACAGGCACTCGCTGCCCTTCGTCATTGAAGATCTGGGTCATTCCCAACTTTTTTCCAATTAAACTTTTCATGATGCCACTCAGATTTTAATGGTGATGTCCACACCCGCCGGGAGGTTGAGCTTTTTCAGCTCGTCCACCGTTTTGATGGTCGGGTCAATAATATCCAGCAGACGCTTGTGCGTGCGGATCTCAAACTGTTCCATGGATTTCTTATTTACGAACGGCGAGCGGTTGACCGTGAACCGTTCGATACGGGTCGGCATCGGAATCGGTCCGGCCACACGGGCGCCCGTGCGTTTGGCGGTTTCGACAATATCTTTCGACGAAGCGTCGAGGACGCGGTGGTCAAAAGATTTCAAACGTATACGTATGCGTTGATTATTCATAACTCTTCTCTAGTAGCGGTTTAAAATAGTCTCCTGCATTGAATCAGGGACCGCCTCAAAGCTTTGCGGCTCCATCGTGTAACTGGCCCGTCCTTTGGTCAGAGAGCGCAAGGTTGTAGCATAGCCGAACATTTCTGCCAAGGGCACATCTACATGCACTATCTGAACCGCATCGCGGGCCTCGATCTCGCGAATCCGTCCGCGACGACCGTTTAAATCGTTCATGACATCCCCCAGATGTTCCTCCGGGACGATAATTTCCAACTTCATGATCGGCTCGAGCAACGTCGGGGAAGACTCGCCGACCGCTTCGCGCAGCGCCATAACCGCCGCCGTGCGAAACGCCATCTCTGATGAATCCACCGGATGGGCTTCGCCTCCGGTTACATTCACGTGGATATCCACCAGCGGATAATTTCCCAGCACGCCGGTCATCAGTGCATCAGAGATGCCCTGCCTGATCGGCAGATGGAACTCCGCCGGAATCACTTCATTGGAAACACTTAAATCAATCTGGTTGCCCTCGCCGCGCTGACGCGGGCTCACCTCAATCACCAGCTTTGCGAAATGACCGCGGCCACCGATCTCACGCTCAAAGGTAAACGTGCCGGTTCCAACCTTTTGAGCACTTTCGCGATAAGCTACCACCGGTTTACCGGCATTGGCCCGCACTTTGAATTCGCGCAGAATGCGGTCTTTGATGATCTCAAGGTGAAGTTCACCCATACCGTTAACAATCGTCTGCCCGGTGTCCTCGTTCGTCGTCACACGGAAAGTAGGATCTTCATCCATCATGGACTGGAGGGCGGCAGTCAGGGAATCACGGTCGGCCTGGGTTTTCGGCTCA of Tichowtungia aerotolerans contains these proteins:
- the rplF gene encoding 50S ribosomal protein L6, coding for MSRIGKTPIAIPSGVEVKVAGSTVTVKGPKGENAWDLPAVITATVEDNQVIVARSAETKQARALHGTIRSVISNMIIGVNEGYVKELEISGVGYKAVMQGTTCVLSLGFSHEIKYEIPAGITVEVNGPGTEVKVSGCDKALVGQVAARIRLFSPAEPYKGKGVKYKGEQIRRKEGKAVA
- the rpsC gene encoding 30S ribosomal protein S3; this translates as MGQKVNPIGLRVAVNKNWRSRWFAGKKEFSDLLLEDTRIREVVQTRLKDAALSNVFIERYANRVRVTVRTARPGLVIGRKGEDIERLREQLGRLTKKEVYIEIDEVKTPDLDAKLVAENIALQLERRVSFRRAMKRAIQMAMDTGAEGIKVMASGRLGGAELSRSESYKEGKIPLHTLRADIDYGTATARTVAGAIGIKVWICKKDEKAEV
- the rplB gene encoding 50S ribosomal protein L2; translation: MALKKYKPTTPSRRHMTTSAFDEITTKNTPERSLLRSKKSTGGRNSSGRLTTRHKGGGHKRRYRVIDFKRNKFGIPAKVATIEYDPNRSARIALLHYADGEKRYIIAPAGLEVGSTLFSGPGSEPVLGNALPLAEIPLGMTVHNIELEPGCGAQIARSAGTGAQLMSREAGLANLKMPSGEIRRIRTQCMATIGRVGNVDHENIVSGKAGRKRWLGVRPTVRGVAMNPVDHPMGGGEGRTSGGGHPTSPWGTLAKGKRTRKNKKASSQFIVERRKK
- the rpsQ gene encoding 30S ribosomal protein S17; the protein is MDSRGHRKVREGRVCGASNNKTIAVLIERRVRHPLLGKEIKVQKKVHAHDENNEAQVGSVVRIMETRPISRLKRWRLVEILSK
- the rplC gene encoding 50S ribosomal protein L3; amino-acid sequence: MKSLIGKKLGMTQIFNDEGQRVPVTVIEAGPCSVVQRKTQETDGYEAVQIGFSEQKEHRVNKSLLGHFKKAGVAPTRELAEVIVSAEDETKAGDMLTAGVFEEVQFVDVIGKTKGKGFQGVVRRHGFAGGRASHGGKSTLRVPGSIGQCEFPARVFKGKKMAGQMGNTNITVQNLKVIQVRPEENLVLVKGAVPGANGSTVVLREALKKK
- the rplE gene encoding 50S ribosomal protein L5; protein product: MKTLYREKVVPELQKKYSYANRMQIPAISKIAINVSVGMQYDRDVLTAVLEDLAKITGQRPMMIKAKRSVSNFKLREGVSLSGKVTLRGARMYEFLDRLINIALPRIRDFRGIPAGSFDGRGNYSLGLKEQTIFPEIDPDKVRKIHGMDVTFVTTAETNEEAFELLRLMGMPFEQKNKGDQ
- the rpsS gene encoding 30S ribosomal protein S19 → MARSLKKGPFVDAKLLKKVEQMDASGRKQPIKTWARASMIAPDFVGHTFMVHNGKVFVSVFVTENMVGHRLGEFAPTRAFRTHGIATDKTMR
- the rplV gene encoding 50S ribosomal protein L22, translating into MEVSATTKYVRMSPLKARGVAAAIKGLSVADALRITEFNAKKSAAQIGKTLKSAAANAEANEGISADKLIVKDAYIDGGPTLKRFRPRARGSASPIRKRTSHVTVVLTDRK
- the rplP gene encoding 50S ribosomal protein L16, with translation MPLMPKRVKYRKVQKGSRRGMAKAGTTIAFGQFGLQALERAWITNIQIEACRVAINRNLKRKGKLWIRIFPDKPYTKKPLEVRMGKGKGGVEGWVSVVRPGRMLFELDGVTESQARVAMRLAATKLPIRVRFVTRHG
- the rplW gene encoding 50S ribosomal protein L23, producing MKDIYQVIDRALLTEKGTRLAEEENKYLFRVNPSANKLEIKEAVEQLFKVKVVSVNTMNRQGKKKRQRTASSGKTADWKRAVVTLAEGNTIDFV
- the rpsH gene encoding 30S ribosomal protein S8, coding for MNLSDPISDMLTRIRNANMAGHDTVQIPHSKMKSEIARILKEEGYIKEFTTENIDGKATLVLFLKYIEDQKPVIQGLRRVSRPSCRHYVGAGDVPRVLGGIGTAILSTSSGILCDTDARRKHIGGEVLCYIW
- the rplN gene encoding 50S ribosomal protein L14; this translates as MIQVQSRLNVADNTGARSVMCIRVLKTKRRYAKVGEIIKVAVKEAQPHGMVKEGDVLEAVVVRTKAPIRRKDGSVLRFDTNAAVIIDANNNPRGTRIFGPVARELRDGNFMKVVSLAPEVL
- the rpsJ gene encoding 30S ribosomal protein S10 is translated as MNNQRIRIRLKSFDHRVLDASSKDIVETAKRTGARVAGPIPMPTRIERFTVNRSPFVNKKSMEQFEIRTHKRLLDIIDPTIKTVDELKKLNLPAGVDITIKI
- the rpmC gene encoding 50S ribosomal protein L29, giving the protein MNKTKQLKDMTTAELQAQLDDAKKELFNLRLQQVSGQLENPLQIRTVRRTIARIKTIMNQAATAEG
- the rplD gene encoding 50S ribosomal protein L4; this encodes MSTLALKDCKGKTLGEVALSDSFAVSDKGSQAVFQSVINYQAHQHQGSANTQGKGAVAGSGKKPWKQKGMGRARAGYRQSPVWRGGAVAWGPHPHKVRKKMPRKVARLAFARAFGERAADGGVTVLDDLKLETPKTKEITSLLKSLEVQGKALLVISEFDENICLAARNRQDVEVVCAETLNTWQVVRYPQILITKAAMEKLEKRVA